A portion of the Oxynema aestuarii AP17 genome contains these proteins:
- the cas1 gene encoding CRISPR-associated endonuclease Cas1 has protein sequence MTTLYLTEPGTYVRYRNHTLDIKKEDRHHTCRLSELDLVVVLPGVQLTDGAIAQLLDRGIETLFLRQDGRFRGRLQGHFHSNPSIRLAQYRCVETTFGLALAQKLVSGKIRNQRTLLQQRNRATQGRIGELSEAIDAIASYSSRLQQLATPLTRDELMGIEGICAKNYYQALRHWFPTQWNFSGRNRRPPLDPINALLSWGYGVLLARVFAAAVQAGLDPYLGFFHAIEPYRPNLVLDLMEEFRPVIVDRAAIAIVKAELLDPLDFEPSPDGAGIWLGQTAKKLFLGQLQRQFSSRVLYSPQNRRLTLAQILLEQARSLGRCLCESNLDYEPFLLK, from the coding sequence ATGACGACCCTCTATTTAACCGAACCGGGAACCTACGTTCGCTACCGCAACCACACCTTGGACATCAAAAAAGAAGACCGACACCACACCTGTCGGTTGAGCGAACTGGATCTAGTCGTGGTTCTGCCCGGGGTACAACTGACTGACGGCGCGATCGCCCAACTGCTCGATCGCGGCATCGAAACCCTGTTTTTGCGGCAAGACGGGCGTTTTCGCGGGCGACTGCAAGGGCACTTTCACAGCAATCCCAGCATCCGACTGGCGCAATATCGCTGTGTGGAAACCACCTTTGGCTTGGCCCTAGCCCAGAAACTGGTCTCCGGCAAAATCCGCAACCAGCGCACTTTGTTACAACAGCGCAATCGCGCTACCCAAGGGCGGATCGGCGAATTGAGCGAAGCGATCGACGCGATCGCCTCCTACAGCAGTCGTCTCCAGCAGCTCGCCACCCCTCTGACTCGGGACGAACTGATGGGAATTGAGGGGATCTGCGCCAAAAACTACTACCAGGCCCTGCGTCACTGGTTCCCGACCCAGTGGAACTTTAGCGGACGCAACCGCCGCCCGCCCTTAGACCCGATTAATGCCCTGCTCAGTTGGGGATACGGGGTTCTCCTCGCCCGGGTGTTCGCCGCCGCCGTACAAGCGGGGTTGGATCCCTATCTGGGCTTTTTCCACGCGATCGAACCCTATCGACCCAATTTGGTGCTCGATTTGATGGAAGAATTTCGCCCCGTCATTGTAGACCGGGCGGCGATCGCGATCGTCAAGGCGGAACTGCTCGATCCCCTGGACTTCGAGCCTTCTCCCGATGGCGCCGGGATTTGGTTGGGACAAACGGCGAAAAAGTTGTTTCTGGGGCAGTTACAACGCCAATTTAGCAGCCGCGTTCTCTATTCTCCCCAAAATCGTCGTCTGACCCTCGCCCAGATTCTCCTAGAACAAGCCCGCAGTCTGGGCCGATGTTTGTGCGAATCCAACCTCGATTACGAGCCGTTTTTGCTCAAATAA
- the csx18 gene encoding CRISPR-associated protein Csx18: MSKVMTRQLVRYRSIFVAIANAAVTWVILIIAPLGLFSVITCTALVFVASLLNGWMGDRALLSLLAASDRDAVVSTSQGTPLSAPDSPSVGDRAIGEPERNKELPRE; the protein is encoded by the coding sequence ATGTCCAAAGTGATGACCCGACAACTCGTTCGTTACCGCTCGATCTTCGTGGCGATCGCCAATGCGGCGGTGACCTGGGTGATTCTGATTATTGCCCCGTTGGGACTGTTTTCGGTGATTACCTGCACCGCCTTGGTGTTCGTGGCGAGTTTGCTCAATGGCTGGATGGGAGACCGCGCCTTGCTGTCGCTGCTGGCGGCGAGCGATCGCGATGCGGTAGTCTCCACGAGCCAGGGAACGCCCTTATCCGCTCCGGATTCGCCGTCCGTGGGCGATCGCGCGATCGGCGAACCGGAACGCAACAAGGAATTACCGAGAGAGTGA
- a CDS encoding tetratricopeptide repeat protein yields MELIILLVILVWIAVETGIWERFWQNKRLLRQQTREEAVFQELVKQLERENGDRTNATHLEGVGTFKIAAGNYREGIADLTRAIALNPAKASLYCNRAQAFYLLEDWGQAVRDYRKTIELDAEEIGAYIGLARVFLQIGDYREAIATCNGAVLLDENEAIVYTLRARAYRRLGDRDRARRDCDRAEICDPNHVEVQHLRTELN; encoded by the coding sequence ATGGAACTGATTATTTTGCTGGTGATTTTGGTATGGATTGCCGTAGAGACGGGAATTTGGGAAAGATTTTGGCAAAATAAGCGACTGTTGCGCCAACAAACGCGAGAAGAAGCTGTTTTTCAAGAGCTGGTCAAACAATTGGAACGAGAAAACGGCGATCGCACTAATGCGACCCACTTAGAAGGGGTGGGCACCTTCAAAATTGCCGCCGGAAATTACCGGGAAGGAATCGCCGATCTGACCCGGGCGATCGCCCTCAATCCCGCCAAAGCGAGCTTATACTGCAACCGAGCACAGGCATTTTACCTGTTGGAAGACTGGGGGCAAGCCGTGCGGGACTATCGCAAAACCATCGAACTCGATGCCGAAGAGATCGGGGCTTACATCGGGTTGGCGCGGGTATTTTTGCAAATTGGCGACTATCGAGAGGCGATCGCCACCTGTAATGGGGCCGTGCTTCTCGACGAGAACGAGGCGATCGTCTATACCTTGCGCGCCCGTGCTTATCGGAGGTTAGGCGATCGCGATCGCGCCCGGCGGGACTGCGATCGGGCCGAAATTTGCGATCCGAATCACGTAGAAGTGCAGCACTTGCGAACCGAGCTGAACTAA